DNA from Homo sapiens chromosome 1, GRCh38.p14 Primary Assembly:
GCCTCAAAGGCTGTTTTGTCATTTGTGAAATGTGGGTGACCTTAGCCTCAGCCACAGAGGGTGAAGGTCGAATGAGGTGGTGAACGAAAAGCGTTTAGCACAGAGTGGATGCTGAGGAACACTCTGAATATGGTGTTATTTCATACTCATCAATGGGCCCATGATAGCAAAACAAATTTTCTCTGTGGTGGAAGGTGCTCAAGGGtcataaacacatttattttcatatttctccacTGTAATCTAAAAAAAGGACCATTGGCCCCGAAGGACTGGACTAGAGATCAATGCTACGAGGGAAGGGGGGGATAAGTGAACATCATCTCAAGTGTGATTATAGGAGGGAAGAACACTGGGCTGAATCCCCCTGAAGGACAACTCAGGGAGTCAGACACTACCACAATATGCTGATTGTTTGGTGGAAGGACACCTAAAGTGAAGAGAGACTCTAAGAAGAGAGGACCAACTTAAGTTCTTTCACACTTTAATATGGAGGTTTCTGCACGCTCAGCATTTTTTTCAAAGCCCTTGTGACATCCTTATTCCTGAAACTGTAAATGATAGGATTCAAGACAGGTGTAAGGATAGTGTAGAAAAAGGATGACATCATATCTTTCTCAGGAGTTTGGTAGGAGCTGGGGAGCATGTAGTTGTAAATAGCAGCTCCATAGAAGAGGCTGACCACTGTAATGTGGGAGGAGCAGGTGGTGAAGGCCTTTTTCCGACCCTCAACTGAGTTCATCTTATGGATGGTGAGGATGATATAGTAGTAAGACACTGAAATGACCGTCACAGGTATCAGGAGCATGATGACACAGCACAAGTACATGAAAATCTTGTAAAGTGAGGTGTCTGAGCAAGAGAGCTTCAAAACAGCAGGGACCTCACAGAAGAAGTGCTGAATCTCATGGGATCTGCAGAAGGGGAAGCTCATGGCGATGGGAGTGAGCATGAAGCCATCCACTGAGCCCACAAACCAGCAGCCTGATGCCAGGAGGAGACATACCCTATGGCTCATGAGCACAGAGTAACGGAGAGGATGGCAGATAGCCACATAGCGGTCATAGGCCATGGCGGCTAGAAGGCAGCACTCTGCACCTCCCAACTGCAGGTAGAAGTACATCTGGGTGCCACACCCAAGGACCGAGATGGTCTTGTCTTTGGCCAGCTGGTTCACCAGCATTTTGGGGACAGTGACAGAAATATATGTCAAGTCTATGAGTGAGAGCTGGTTTATAAAGAAGTACATGGGAGTATGCAGAGAGGAGTCAATGTGGATCAGAAGTATCAATGTAATATTCCAAGACACAGCCATCAAAAATATACTGAAGATAAGCAAGCAGAGGCGGCCAGGGTGTGAGATCTGGCTGAAGATTCCCAACAGGAAAAAGTCACCACCCAGGGTCTGGTTGGCCAGCCGCATGCTGTATGATCGGCTGAAGTGGCTTTACCTGGAGGACAAaagtaaactttatttataatcatGTGTGTACCACGTAAAAGTATGTTTGCTTcactttaccttttaaaaatcaatgtgaaaatcagAGTGTATTTCCAACATGAACTGTGAATTTGCACTAAAAAGAGACAGCACATTAGATTGTGAATCTGATTCCCCATCTAGAATgggaatgaaatatttatattctcaATGAAGAGGTCCATACAactgaaattaaattatttcctaTAGATTATATAGTCACTAATAgttatttttacttatatatgTTCACATTTTGTGTGTGTTAGTATCTTATAGTTGCATGTTCCTGTATTGCCCAAATCCCATTCCCATGGGATTTTACAGAGCTAATAACCAATAtagatatttctatatatttgaccCTCAAGAGTCATGTCTGCAAAAAAGGATTAGTAATACTTGTGTTTCTTAAATCTCGTTACAAATCTACGAACATACAATTTTTCAATACTTAAAAGCAATATATTAAGCCACCAGtaattgtaaacattttaaacataaaattccaAACCCTTATATAACGTTACAAATTTAGTCaaatttctttaaatgtattaaagacaCTAGTACAACTTGTAAATTTCTCTAAAATGATTTACTTTTACACATATgtgatttataaaatgtatttttatacttCCACTTAACCTATTACAAAGACATTAATCTTGTGagttatttattcatattttcataatttccatCAAGATGTTCTAATCCGTTGTGTTTCTGCCAATCTTTCAAgatatcaaaaaaaaattatggctatCTCAGATCAATGATGCTTTAGGAATCAGCATTATCATCCAATCAGTTTATTCTGAGGTGATTGGTCTGAACCTCACTTGGAATTTCTTGATGTGAACcttctttataaaattaaagtaaaatgtaatTGGATTTTACAAGCCCACATCTTTTCTTCCAATCTCCCCATTTTGCCTGTAGAATTTTGGTGAGAGAAAGTTTGCCTCAATTTATACTTATCTTATCGTGACATCCAACATATTTATTGTATGCAGGTAGGTCATCCTAAGGTTTCTTCTCCCAGTGGTTCAAGCATGGGGGTCTCTgaagttgcaattttttttaaagactactCAAGTGCACTAGTGAGAAGGGAGGAAAATGTAGAACAAGGAATTCTATCTGTAACTGGCTGTGAACAATCAATTGAGATAACTATCTTCAGATCATCCAAGTTCCAATTTCTTCTCAGAGCATCTAGTCAATTAATCACCTTGTAATAGGCTGTAGGACTCTTCTTCTACCTGGCTATTTTGGGGGGTCAGTGGTGCTGGTCAGCCCTTTCCCGTTGATAGCACTATCTTTCTCTTGTTCAGAATTCTGTGATTTACATATGGatgctcattattattattctctacttaaagaaaatgcatatcctttataaaatgaatagttTTAGATATCATTAATGTTCAATATATTAATAACGTgtcaaatgtttatttaaatcagACACATATTCATCCTTTTTATATTGCAGCTTTTCTTATGTAACCTTTTACATTGTAATGtacactttatattttttatcattaacttaaaatttataaataagaattatTGCAATTGgtcatattatttccttttttatttcaaatatcttgCCCTGGCCAAGACTAAACTCGtgggttttcattttgttttagaaatacttAGCAAAGGACACAGAAAGCATAAGAGTAAAGTAATGCCAGTTTTTAACAAATTGCTTTCTTATGTTAAGAGACTTAAAACCAAAGGGGACTTAAtgtattttcagtaaataaaCATGTCATTGGCCATAACAAATGGTAGATTTTAGTCAATTAATAAATTACTAGACTAATAAACTATATTTTCCTGGAGCAGAAAGTAATTTTCTAAgtataaaggcaaaataaataattcccaATAAACTTCAAAAATTCAGTGGAATTATTTAGTAGATTCCAAAAGACAATGAAGCAACATCAtctagaaaaatttgaaaaaaaaattatggtccAAGAATGAAGCATATATCCAGCAGTGAAACAGCATAGAGGCCCTGTCTCTCAGATATCCAAGAACTCAGAAAGCAGAGAATCAGGTAAACCGTTTCAGAAATTCACTATCAGCCCTGCTCCAGCCACTGTCAGTCAATGTCTGTCCCGTCAAATAAAACAACTGCAAAATGTGAGAGTCATGGTACGCCTGGACCAAAGGCGAAACCTGAGACAAATAAAACACACATGTGCCAAATTGAATGATCATCGTCCATCTGTATCACAtaatgtctcaaagaaaaatcaggaagTAGGCGCAAAAGGGGTAAGGAAAAGTAGACTTAACGGAATTTCCACAATTTATAGGAGATAAGCATTTTCACTTGCTGCCCAGCTTCTCAGTGAAATAAGTGTATTTAATGTCCGCTCCCAAAAATGGAGTCCATTTAGGGACAGTGTCCAGGATAAGACTGGTGCCTGTCAGAGCTAATTAACTCTAGGTCTATGTAAGGAGGCCCCTTCCCAAGTTGAACAGGTGGTTTACAATGAGTATAATTATGCAAATCAGCAGTGAGATGGACATGAGCTAGTCAGGGTGAGCATATCTCAGGTTTATTCAGGAGAACAAAAGTGAGAGTGGATATTGCATTTCTTGGCCATGTAGTTCAAGCTACCGTTCTTCCACAGACACTGAAACAAGGGGACTGAGTCCATAAGGCTGCAGAACAAAACTCCCCTTAACCAAATCAATTAATTTATCCACTTCTAGGAAACAAATGACACCAGCACAGACGGCCACGCAAGGCAAAAGAACAGCAATTAGGTTCattcaaaagcaataaaatattttaaagatgaactGCTATTTCCAAAATGAAACCTTTATGACAAAGCAAGCAAACCAGTTGTGACAGGCTTCACAGTAGTAACATCTGCACTGTAGGAAGGAGAGCACCCCTCCTTCTTGAGTGGGTATTTATACTCCAAAGTGATGTGTCATGCTTCACCCAGGAAGTAGAATTATGTTGCTCACCATGAGGCTGAAACCTCTATCAACCATCTCCCACTCATCCACATCTTCCTGTTTTGGAGTCTGGGAgatcagttatttaaaaacaaggggaaaaaaggaggaaaggaagggagggaggaagaagagaggaaaagaaaactaatattcaACATTGCTCCgattttcagaggaaaaaatgtttataatttaagTCAGATTTGCCTGGAAAAATATACCACCAGGAGGAAAAGGCTCAAGATCTGAAATCAgttatttttttagtttagttCTCTTCTTTTCCGAGGTACGTTGCAAGTCACCTAAAACttttgagtatcttttttttccatttatacctGTAGGGGTACACACTACTTATTTCTACAGCCTAATTAATAGGATTGCAGAGAGTTTCAGATATAATATGCACAGCAAGTACTTTCTAAATTATAGCTTTGTATTAGGTTAAATATGCTTATGAGTTATTTTATGTGATCTATAATATAACAATGTTAGTATAATTTTACCAATTATATTTgctgtattaaatatatattaactgTTACATTGGTGATTAATATCAATTGATAATATAAttctataatacatatattattaaaagttaataacaataaattattCCTTTCTTACTGGAACAAAGGAAGAAATGTAATACCCTGAGGAATTTTATTTCCAATAAGATACTTCCAGTATAGTCGTCCCGATGAATGACAGCCTTGTCATTTTCGTTGTGATCAATCTGCTCTGTGATCAGTGAAACACCAGCCTGCTTTTCTGCGAAAGGGTTTCAGATGATGAAACACTTATGAACTTGATGACTCTCCCTGAAGAGCAGCTGATGCTGCCGAGTCTAACACGTGCGGTCCTGGGACGACAAACTTGAAGAATGATGCTGTCCACAGGGACCCCTCACAGGGCTGTGGTGGCCTCCATGGGAGCAGTCCTGGGGGAGTCTCTCTGGCCTTTGTTGAATGGTAGGGCCTGATTCTATAGACTTTTCCAATTGCCTAACTCCTCTAACCCTCCAAATGAAAACAAGCATCTACTAATGGCAAACAGACTTCACCAGACTGTTTCCTTGAAGACAACTTCGCTCACAGGTCAAACCATTGCATCATCTTGCCATGAGGGAAAAGAGTGAAACGAACCTGAATTAGACAATTGATAACACATTTAATAGAGtatattcttccatttatttattggttttcttAGTAATAactgtagaaaattttaaaactaagtattattataaaaaggagaaataacaacACATACTATAAAAAGCCAAAGATAACTAGAGTTtgaatttttcttgcttttaggCAGGCATTTTCATGTGATTTTCTTTATAGAATTTTGTATCCATTTGTCtttgaaaatatgacattttaaaccAAAGTGTTTGCATTTGAGTGtccataaaatgtaaaacttatttgttatttctaatttcttatttatCTCAAACAATTGTGCATAGGAaactttttaattatgaaaatggaCATTCGTGATTGATATCGCTTTGTTAAATGTATAAACCCTTTTAACTGAAATTTTCATCAGAAGATAGGGTTATTGCTGAAAATTTGAAAAGCATTGAATAatgtaaataatacaaaataacattttttacttttaacccTTAGAAGCACCAATTTAGGAATAATGTAACATTTCCCTCCAGGATGTGTTTGGAGACAACTGATATATCCAAAAATTTGGTTTTTGCATTTCAAACAGAAGATTATAGAATGGCCTTTACACTGTAGCATATGACTTTGAAATAATTAATGTAGAACATTGGCTGAGTAAACACATTATATGACCTCCCTGTGTCTTAAGTCTTCAGGGTGTTTTTCACGTTTTGTAACATGAGTGATATTTCAATAAACAGTTCTCTGTTCAATGTGTTTATTTTGGTGGAATTACAAATTTGAAATTCCAGGTGTGATGGTCAGAGGATCTATACCTCTTAGAACATTCCACTAAATGACTTTCCAAAATGTAACCACtattaaaagttttatagttatGGCCGggagcggtagctcacgcctgtaatcccagcactttgggaggccaaggcgggtggatcacgaggtcaggagatcgagaccatcctgggtaacacagtgaaacaccgtctctactaaaaatattaaaaaattaaaaattagctgggcgtagtggcgggcgcctgtaatcccaactactcaggaggctgaggcaggagaatggtgtgaacctgggaggcgaggcctgcagtgagccgagatggcaccactgcactccagcctgggcgacagagcgagactctgtctggaaaagaaaaaaaattatagttatttatGGTCCCAAAACAACACATTCGttataaaaaatttacaaatacaaacTTCAAGGAAGGAATAATCTACAGAAATTGAATGTGCCATTGAATATTCTAGTGTTTTATACTAAAAAGTGTATCAAACGTACTTTACCATGTGAGTGTTATTAACATCAGTCCACCTCCAAAAAGTGTGTGCATGTCACATGAGGATACGTTCCAAGCACACGGAAAGTGTTCAGTGATTGATCCAATCAGTAGTCATGCAGAGTAGGTGCTAATAAACACTACCCCGAGTGAGGATGCAGACACGGAGACGCA
Protein-coding regions in this window:
- the OR2T10 gene encoding olfactory receptor 2T10; this translates as MRLANQTLGGDFFLLGIFSQISHPGRLCLLIFSIFLMAVSWNITLILLIHIDSSLHTPMYFFINQLSLIDLTYISVTVPKMLVNQLAKDKTISVLGCGTQMYFYLQLGGAECCLLAAMAYDRYVAICHPLRYSVLMSHRVCLLLASGCWFVGSVDGFMLTPIAMSFPFCRSHEIQHFFCEVPAVLKLSCSDTSLYKIFMYLCCVIMLLIPVTVISVSYYYIILTIHKMNSVEGRKKAFTTCSSHITVVSLFYGAAIYNYMLPSSYQTPEKDMMSSFFYTILTPVLNPIIYSFRNKDVTRALKKMLSVQKPPY